The Epilithonimonas zeae genome contains the following window.
TCAAAACTGAATTCCTGTTCTTCTGCAATTTCAACTGTATCGAAAATCCCTTGTAAAAGTGTTTTAAGGTTTTCTGGAGAGAAAAAAGTCGGAGTTCCACCACCCAAATGAAGTTCTTTCAGCTTCGGTTTTTCATTGAATAATTCAAGATATAATCTCCATTCTTTCAAGACACTTTCCAAATAAGGAATTTCTACCGAATGCTGCTTCGTAATCCTTTTGTGACAAGCACAAAATGTACAAAGTGCTTCGCAAAAAGGCAGGTGAATATAAATGGAAATTCCTTCTTCAGAATTGCTTTCTGAAAAGGATTTTATTACGGATTTTTTCCAAAGGTTTGCAGTAAAATCGACCTCATTCCAATAAGGAACTGTAGGATAAGACGTGTAGCGCGGACCTGGAATATTGTATTTATCAACTAAAGAATTCATCACTGCAAAGTTACGAAAACTATGTTTGGAATGATTTTGAATTAGGGATGATTTTTGATTGGTGGTTTCTATTTCTAATATCGAAATCTATATTGATGACAAATGCCCTAGCCCCGATAGTAACGGCATCCTTTTTCTTTTTTGGCAAAAAAAGAAAAAGATATAGTGGATAGCGGGATTAAGCTCCTAAAACTATTTCTTCATAATTTTTATAGACTGTCTTCCCAAATTGGATTGTACCGCCAAGAGATATTCACCTATAGGATATTTGAAATCTAATGAATACTTTTTCAGTCCTTTTTGACTGATATTATCTTTAAGAATATTCCCTAGAAACTTCCCTGTCAAATCATACAATCCTATAATAATATGGTCGGAATGGATGTAGTTGATGTTCAAATTTAGTTTATCTTTTACCGGATTTGGAACGACTTCAATTTTTAGATTTTCAACTTTTTCATTGCCAGATTCATTGGTTGACAAGCCCGTTGTTGTCATTTTGTAAATCTGATTTCCAGATGCAAAAGCAGTTGCTCCATTAACGAAAAAAATCCGATTGAGAGAACCTCCGAGACTGTTATTGACCCAAGTATTTCCACCATCAAAAGTTTCCATAAAGCCTGAATTATGGCCGCCCATCCAACCGTGTGTCTCGGAAACAAAACCAACAGCCTGAACATATGGGTCTGGGAAATTTTTGGTCTGCCAAGTTAATCCGCCGTCAAAAGTTTTCAGTAATTTTCCTTGAGTTTCAGATTCTATTGAACCAAATATTGTTTTGTTACCAGGAAAAATCTGTAGTTTCCAGACATAATCGCCGTATTCTCCTGCACTGTAAATTTTGTCCCAGGAATCGCCACCGTCAGTTGTTTTGAGAATCACCGCGCCCTGTTCGTCACTTCCTGAAATAAAACCGATATTTTCATCAATAAACTGAACCTCGACCAAAGCAGATGCGTAAGTCGACATGTCAATAAACTTCCAAGTACTACCGGAGTCTGTTGACTTAATAACATAAGCCGGAGAAAACCAGGCTCCACAGCCATAAACAGTTGATTCTCCAACACAATCTAAACCACAAATTGCAGCTGGATAAGGAGAAATATTATTGACTTTTGTCCACGTTGTTCCTCCATTTGTTGTTTTATAAAAGTTATTATTGAGTGTTCCGAGAAAACCGATATTCTCATTGAGGAATTCTATATTTCTGAAATATTGTCCAGTCTGTGAACTTACAACTTGTTCTATCCAGGTTGAACCGCCATTGGTTGTTTTGAAAACGGCTCCATTTCCTCCTCTTGCTGCCCAACCAAGATTTTCGGTCAGAAAAAAGACATCATCGTATCGACCTGTAGTAGATGACG
Protein-coding sequences here:
- a CDS encoding photosystem II stability/assembly factor-like protein, whose amino-acid sequence is MKKIFIYFVLNIANTVLSQTYNWQALNYPSSTTGRYDDVFFLTENLGWAARGGNGAVFKTTNGGSTWIEQVVSSQTGQYFRNIEFLNENIGFLGTLNNNFYKTTNGGTTWTKVNNISPYPAAICGLDCVGESTVYGCGAWFSPAYVIKSTDSGSTWKFIDMSTYASALVEVQFIDENIGFISGSDEQGAVILKTTDGGDSWDKIYSAGEYGDYVWKLQIFPGNKTIFGSIESETQGKLLKTFDGGLTWQTKNFPDPYVQAVGFVSETHGWMGGHNSGFMETFDGGNTWVNNSLGGSLNRIFFVNGATAFASGNQIYKMTTTGLSTNESGNEKVENLKIEVVPNPVKDKLNLNINYIHSDHIIIGLYDLTGKFLGNILKDNISQKGLKKYSLDFKYPIGEYLLAVQSNLGRQSIKIMKK